A part of Chloroflexota bacterium genomic DNA contains:
- a CDS encoding xanthine dehydrogenase family protein molybdopterin-binding subunit, with product MTDNRHENSMDNTKKYIGESVEREGVYERVTGELKFTGDMRMEDMLHVKLVRIDVPKAKILSIDTEAAFQVDGVVDIVSAADLPDPMPRFGPFVPDQPVIAAKTVNFYGEPVAAVVAETEDIAAYAASLVKVNYKELPGVFTVEQALAPGAPLVQDPSIRQENEYKNSNIYYEWKYGWGEPEKTDADLIIEDSFNFPMTVHFAIEPHVFIGAPEDDGVVVYSTVQHPFLVQRELARVLELPISKVRIVSPPLGGAFGGKGYPKFEALMAFIALRNNRPARLLLSLDEVFMLGRRTSASVHVKAGFRNDGKLVSMIVDGDFLIGAYADATPRIVSKASYAGCGVFKPDNVKIVGRAILSNTLPGTAFRGFGAPQYMWAVDSIMDIAAKKLGLDRLDIRVKNVVPKGEELVPGDNPVDGEWADDLKKAAEAIDWGTPLKPNHGRGLGIGIKTPAPATVSQAMVRLHYDGSLRVLVGTSEMGQGSRTVMAQIAADNAGVPLENVSVVSADTSRVPYDAITASSRSTVFMGNALVNACKDLKERLAGVAKEIRKNDTDEIVVENSAVKIGNDSYSYSELMMRYFGPSAGELIGFGTYKEPILPKHPLMGNASFWEVIMCAVEVEIDKDTGMVYVRKLATVGDVGKAINPLQVKGQDEGGAIMGLGHSLMEHLMIDDHGMPRNASALDYRIPTIMDIPDEMFTILVENQDGSGPEGSKGTGESGIIPIGSAIGLAVAEATGLVFHDLPLTPERVWQALNS from the coding sequence ATGACCGACAACCGTCACGAGAACAGTATGGATAATACAAAGAAGTACATCGGCGAATCAGTTGAACGAGAAGGCGTTTATGAACGCGTCACAGGTGAATTGAAATTCACTGGTGATATGCGGATGGAAGATATGCTGCATGTCAAACTGGTGCGCATTGATGTTCCCAAAGCAAAAATCTTGTCCATTGATACCGAAGCTGCTTTCCAGGTTGACGGTGTGGTTGATATTGTATCGGCTGCTGACCTGCCCGATCCGATGCCTCGTTTTGGACCCTTTGTGCCCGATCAGCCTGTGATCGCAGCAAAGACCGTAAATTTTTACGGTGAGCCGGTCGCAGCCGTTGTGGCTGAGACGGAAGATATCGCTGCATATGCAGCTTCCCTCGTCAAAGTAAATTATAAAGAACTCCCTGGTGTATTTACAGTGGAGCAGGCCCTTGCACCTGGGGCTCCATTGGTGCAGGACCCTTCCATTCGCCAGGAAAATGAATATAAAAATTCGAACATCTATTATGAATGGAAATATGGATGGGGTGAGCCTGAAAAAACTGATGCGGACCTAATCATTGAGGATTCCTTTAATTTCCCAATGACAGTGCATTTTGCCATTGAACCACATGTGTTTATTGGAGCACCCGAAGATGATGGGGTAGTGGTTTATAGCACAGTCCAACATCCCTTCCTGGTTCAACGTGAGCTTGCCCGTGTTCTCGAACTGCCAATATCCAAAGTGCGGATCGTATCGCCTCCTTTGGGTGGTGCATTTGGTGGTAAAGGTTACCCGAAATTTGAAGCCTTGATGGCCTTCATTGCCCTTAGAAATAATCGGCCTGCCCGACTTCTGCTGTCTTTGGATGAGGTCTTTATGCTTGGCCGAAGGACGTCTGCATCGGTTCATGTCAAAGCTGGCTTTAGGAACGACGGCAAGCTGGTGTCAATGATAGTCGATGGTGATTTCTTAATTGGGGCATATGCGGACGCAACTCCGAGGATTGTCAGCAAGGCTTCCTATGCTGGATGTGGTGTCTTCAAGCCCGATAATGTCAAAATTGTGGGGCGGGCGATCCTATCCAATACATTGCCTGGGACAGCGTTTAGAGGGTTTGGCGCTCCGCAGTATATGTGGGCTGTCGATTCAATCATGGATATAGCCGCAAAGAAACTTGGTTTAGATCGTTTGGATATTCGGGTGAAGAATGTCGTTCCCAAAGGCGAAGAACTAGTTCCTGGCGATAACCCGGTTGACGGTGAATGGGCTGATGATTTGAAAAAGGCAGCTGAAGCGATTGACTGGGGTACGCCTCTCAAACCAAATCATGGTCGTGGTCTGGGCATCGGCATCAAGACACCCGCTCCCGCAACTGTATCTCAAGCAATGGTTCGGTTGCACTACGATGGCAGCCTGCGTGTCCTTGTGGGAACTTCCGAGATGGGCCAGGGATCGAGAACCGTGATGGCACAGATCGCTGCTGATAATGCAGGCGTACCGCTTGAAAATGTTTCTGTGGTCAGTGCTGATACTAGTCGTGTACCGTATGATGCGATAACTGCTTCATCCCGATCAACTGTCTTCATGGGTAACGCGCTTGTCAATGCCTGTAAGGACTTGAAAGAACGGCTGGCTGGTGTTGCCAAAGAGATTCGTAAAAATGACACAGATGAGATCGTCGTTGAGAACAGTGCAGTGAAAATTGGCAACGACTCCTATTCATATTCCGAGTTGATGATGCGCTATTTTGGTCCCTCTGCTGGGGAATTGATCGGCTTTGGCACCTATAAAGAGCCGATTTTACCCAAGCACCCCCTAATGGGAAACGCTTCATTTTGGGAAGTGATCATGTGTGCGGTGGAAGTGGAAATTGACAAGGATACAGGCATGGTCTATGTTCGAAAGCTTGCAACGGTGGGTGATGTCGGTAAGGCGATTAACCCATTGCAAGTGAAAGGACAGGATGAGGGTGGTGCAATTATGGGCCTTGGTCATTCGCTGATGGAACACCTGATGATAGATGATCACGGGATGCCCAGGAATGCCAGTGCGCTTGATTACCGAATTCCGACCATTATGGATATCCCTGATGAGATGTTCACTATCCTGGTGGAAAATCAGGATGGTTCCGGCCCTGAAGGTTCAAAGGGGACCGGTGAGAGCGGCATAATTCCGATCGGTTCTGCCATTGGACTGGCTGTAGCTGAAGCAACGGGTTTAGTTTTTCATGACCTGCCTCTTACTCCTGAGAGGGTTTGGCAGGCTTTGAACTCCTAG
- a CDS encoding xanthine dehydrogenase family protein subunit M, whose amino-acid sequence METFKYYKPRSIQDAFNIIQQEGGSIRFLAGGTDLLARLKSGHFAPDIVVDLKSLDELNGGIRIVGQNVHIGALTTFAKISTDPVILEHFPALADAASEVGSVQIRNRATIGGNICNASPAGDSLPPLFIYGAKIKCLKMDSSRLIPVESFLQGPGKTVLEKGELLVGLVLPLPATNQAASFTRLTRRRGADLATINLCCQVFRNGPTRFAVGAAAPVPFIVEDPSGLLSDPAGDPAQKKALVEELMQAASPITDVRASKEYRRAMVVTLALRALKQSINSLEGQAS is encoded by the coding sequence ATGGAAACCTTTAAATACTATAAACCTCGTAGCATTCAAGACGCATTCAATATCATTCAGCAAGAGGGAGGGAGTATCAGATTCCTCGCGGGTGGTACAGACCTGTTAGCCAGGCTAAAAAGCGGCCACTTCGCTCCTGATATTGTCGTTGATCTGAAATCACTTGATGAATTGAATGGTGGTATTCGGATTGTTGGGCAGAACGTTCACATTGGCGCTCTGACAACATTTGCAAAGATCAGCACTGATCCTGTAATCCTTGAACATTTCCCTGCCTTGGCTGATGCAGCCAGCGAAGTGGGGTCAGTCCAAATCCGAAATCGGGCAACAATCGGCGGGAATATTTGTAATGCTTCTCCCGCAGGTGACTCGCTCCCGCCATTATTCATCTATGGTGCCAAAATAAAATGTTTAAAAATGGATTCAAGTCGATTGATTCCGGTTGAGTCCTTCCTCCAAGGCCCCGGCAAGACCGTTCTTGAAAAAGGCGAGCTCTTAGTCGGCCTTGTTCTTCCTCTCCCTGCAACTAACCAAGCTGCTAGCTTCACCCGGCTTACTCGGCGCCGAGGTGCTGACTTGGCCACCATTAACCTATGTTGCCAGGTTTTTCGTAATGGGCCAACCCGGTTTGCTGTGGGTGCAGCAGCACCGGTGCCCTTTATTGTTGAAGATCCTTCAGGTTTGCTCAGTGATCCAGCGGGGGATCCGGCACAGAAGAAAGCATTGGTTGAAGAATTAATGCAAGCAGCATCACCGATTACAGACGTTCGTGCGTCGAAGGAATATCGGCGGGCGATGGTTGTGACTTTGGCGCTGCGCGCACTAAAACAATCAATTAACTCTTTAGAAGGTCAGGCATCATGA
- a CDS encoding ABC transporter ATP-binding protein — MLEIKNLHSGYGKIEVLHNINILVPDCQIIGVIGRNGAGKSTLLNTISGIVKIRSGEILLDNEHIPSTSHKVVRSGIIQVPEGRRIFPSLTVKENLIMGSYLAPNNSFDERVEEVFNLFPVLKERINQQSGTLSGGEQQMLAMGRGLMGNPKVLLLDEPSLGLAPILFRQVFEMIVRCNQEQGMTIILVEQNARMALKMSHYAYVLEDGEIVIQGTGEELLNDERVQSAYLGASVNG, encoded by the coding sequence ATGCTTGAAATTAAAAACCTTCACTCAGGGTATGGCAAAATCGAAGTACTGCACAACATCAATATCCTGGTGCCCGATTGTCAGATTATTGGTGTGATTGGTAGAAATGGTGCTGGAAAATCGACTTTGTTGAATACCATCTCTGGTATTGTGAAAATCCGCTCAGGCGAAATTCTATTAGATAATGAACATATCCCATCCACCTCTCATAAGGTTGTTCGGTCCGGGATCATCCAGGTCCCTGAGGGTCGTCGGATTTTCCCCTCGTTGACAGTTAAAGAAAACCTCATAATGGGTTCATATCTAGCGCCGAATAATAGTTTCGATGAGCGAGTGGAGGAGGTTTTTAATCTCTTCCCGGTCCTCAAAGAGCGCATTAATCAGCAAAGTGGTACTCTTTCCGGTGGTGAGCAGCAAATGTTGGCAATGGGGCGTGGTTTGATGGGCAATCCTAAGGTTTTATTATTAGATGAACCATCACTCGGTCTTGCTCCAATACTCTTCCGACAGGTATTTGAAATGATTGTGCGCTGTAACCAGGAACAAGGCATGACGATCATCCTCGTGGAACAAAATGCCCGTATGGCACTGAAGATGTCCCATTATGCATATGTTTTAGAAGATGGCGAAATTGTTATCCAGGGAACGGGTGAGGAACTCCTCAATGATGAACGAGTCCAGTCAGCCTATCTTGGCGCATCGGTGAATGGGTAA
- a CDS encoding ABC transporter ATP-binding protein: MIKITNLSKTFGGLCAVQDFNGELEKNQIIGIIGPNGAGKTTILNTISGIYKPTTGTIMYKDRDIAGMKPCEINRLGIARTYQNINLFKEMTVIETIKTAYSWRATYNVFGAMFSLPGVHKFEKDIQERSMRWLARVGLEDQANQIAQSLPYGMQRRVEIARALATEPDVLLLDEPGAGINHSEIQDLVDLIKGLHEELDLSIILIDHRMDVIMKLCNWIYVQDFGKSIAQGTPEQIQNDPIVIKAYLGEEDIDA; encoded by the coding sequence ATGATCAAGATAACAAATCTTTCCAAGACTTTTGGTGGTCTGTGCGCAGTCCAGGATTTCAATGGGGAACTTGAGAAAAATCAAATTATTGGCATCATTGGTCCCAACGGCGCCGGTAAGACGACGATCCTAAACACCATCTCAGGAATTTATAAACCAACAACCGGGACGATTATGTACAAGGATCGAGATATTGCAGGAATGAAACCCTGCGAGATTAACCGATTGGGAATTGCCAGAACCTATCAAAATATCAACTTGTTCAAGGAAATGACTGTTATTGAAACTATCAAAACGGCTTATTCCTGGCGAGCTACCTATAATGTATTTGGGGCTATGTTCTCACTGCCTGGTGTGCATAAATTTGAGAAGGATATCCAAGAGAGAAGTATGCGCTGGCTGGCTCGAGTAGGTTTGGAGGATCAGGCTAATCAGATTGCTCAATCGTTGCCGTACGGCATGCAACGCCGGGTGGAAATTGCCCGGGCCTTAGCAACTGAACCTGACGTCTTGCTGCTGGATGAACCCGGTGCAGGAATTAACCACTCAGAAATTCAGGATTTGGTTGATTTGATCAAAGGGTTGCATGAAGAATTGGACCTTTCAATTATTCTGATTGACCACCGGATGGATGTCATTATGAAACTATGCAATTGGATCTATGTTCAGGACTTCGGTAAAAGCATTGCGCAGGGGACGCCGGAACAAATCCAAAATGATCCGATCGTGATCAAAGCTTACCTCGGTGAGGAGGATATTGATGCTTGA
- a CDS encoding branched-chain amino acid ABC transporter permease has product MAYYLTVSTSIAIVLISVMGTHLLTGMNGMFSLGQAAFMGLGAYTASILVVTFGVPFPVAVIISILLTLVVAYLVGFATLRIRQDFFALATFGFGQAMIGLFTESVQLTGGSLGFTNIPRITTPTLAFVSLGVVIFIVWSIRRSHFGRDSLAIRGNDMAAKSSGIDIFKHRMVIFLIASAFAAYAGVLLAFYNRYIDSNSFGWMISVTWIIIVFFGGRDSLIGTLMGGIILLALPEVLRFAAEWRITLYCLTILFIINVMPKGLFGSIKLPKFVKQLFTKKRQEVE; this is encoded by the coding sequence ATGGCATATTACCTCACAGTAAGCACGTCTATTGCAATTGTGCTGATTAGTGTAATGGGAACCCATCTATTGACGGGGATGAATGGTATGTTCTCGTTGGGGCAGGCCGCTTTCATGGGGTTGGGCGCGTATACCGCTTCTATCCTGGTTGTAACTTTTGGTGTGCCCTTCCCGGTTGCAGTAATCATTAGCATATTGTTGACCCTGGTTGTTGCCTATTTGGTCGGCTTTGCAACACTTAGGATCCGACAGGACTTCTTTGCGTTGGCGACTTTTGGTTTTGGCCAGGCGATGATTGGTCTGTTCACTGAGTCAGTCCAGTTGACTGGCGGATCTCTGGGTTTTACAAATATTCCCCGGATCACAACTCCGACATTGGCGTTCGTTTCCTTAGGCGTGGTTATTTTCATTGTTTGGAGCATAAGGCGCTCCCACTTTGGCCGTGACAGCCTCGCAATTCGTGGAAACGATATGGCAGCAAAATCATCCGGAATTGATATTTTTAAACATCGGATGGTGATCTTCCTGATTGCCTCCGCTTTTGCAGCTTATGCTGGCGTACTGCTTGCATTCTATAACCGTTATATCGACTCTAACTCTTTTGGTTGGATGATTTCTGTTACCTGGATCATCATAGTTTTCTTTGGGGGGCGGGACAGTCTCATTGGTACCTTGATGGGTGGGATCATTTTATTGGCTCTGCCTGAAGTCTTGCGGTTTGCAGCAGAATGGCGCATCACGTTATACTGTCTCACAATTTTGTTCATCATAAATGTGATGCCAAAAGGGTTGTTTGGCAGTATCAAGCTCCCTAAATTTGTGAAGCAACTTTTCACAAAGAAGCGGCAGGAGGTGGAGTAG
- a CDS encoding 2-isopropylmalate synthase, translating to MNESLFHNENYWVSSFNYLEEVRKDFDLPERLKFHDVTLRDGEQSPGVAFRAEDKIAIAALLDDLGVDRIEVALPAVSEEDIKATKGVVALKPNAQVFVLSRGMESDVELALECGVDGIILELPVGTPRLKNQFKDWTEDDVVNKASHWAKYAKNKGLEVVLFPMDCTRAEPAFFDRVMNEVGTLEAVDGIGIVDTSGSLTPQAAVWLTKHIKGMTGKRIEIHTHADFGMGVATSLACMTAGAEVAHVSVAGLGERTGNTPLDETAVSAKTLYGVDTNIKYDKLYDVSMEVIRRSKFKIAQSKPIIGRRTFTRESGMGVDLVRKQPLAMFGIHPAWVGREAEYVLGKKSGLMSVEMKLGDLGLEPLSHDDQMAVLTEIKTLSLEKQGLVSDEEFVEIVNKVTGK from the coding sequence ATGAACGAATCTTTATTTCATAATGAAAATTATTGGGTTAGCAGTTTCAATTATCTGGAAGAGGTCCGCAAGGATTTTGACCTGCCAGAACGATTGAAATTCCACGATGTGACTCTTCGAGATGGCGAACAGAGCCCCGGTGTGGCCTTCCGTGCTGAAGACAAGATCGCCATTGCGGCGTTGTTGGATGATCTTGGTGTGGATCGGATTGAAGTGGCGCTTCCCGCTGTTTCCGAAGAAGATATCAAAGCAACAAAAGGTGTTGTGGCACTCAAGCCGAATGCTCAGGTTTTCGTCCTCTCCCGCGGTATGGAAAGCGATGTTGAATTAGCTCTTGAATGCGGCGTTGATGGCATAATTTTGGAACTCCCTGTTGGCACCCCTCGTTTGAAAAATCAGTTTAAGGACTGGACTGAGGATGATGTTGTTAATAAGGCTTCCCACTGGGCGAAATATGCCAAGAATAAGGGGCTGGAAGTAGTGCTCTTCCCGATGGATTGCACCCGAGCGGAGCCAGCCTTTTTTGACCGGGTAATGAATGAAGTGGGTACCCTCGAAGCTGTGGATGGTATTGGCATTGTGGATACGTCTGGTTCGCTCACCCCTCAGGCGGCTGTTTGGCTGACAAAACACATCAAAGGCATGACCGGCAAACGAATTGAGATTCATACCCATGCTGACTTTGGAATGGGCGTGGCAACCTCCCTGGCTTGTATGACCGCTGGTGCAGAAGTAGCTCATGTCTCCGTCGCAGGCTTAGGCGAGCGGACTGGGAATACTCCTCTGGATGAAACCGCAGTCTCTGCCAAGACCCTTTATGGCGTTGATACAAATATTAAATATGACAAGCTCTATGACGTGTCGATGGAAGTGATCCGCCGCAGTAAATTCAAGATTGCTCAATCGAAACCTATTATCGGCCGTCGTACATTTACCCGTGAATCCGGGATGGGCGTTGATTTGGTACGGAAGCAACCTCTGGCTATGTTTGGGATTCATCCTGCCTGGGTTGGCCGGGAAGCAGAATATGTTTTGGGTAAGAAGTCCGGTTTGATGTCAGTGGAAATGAAACTTGGCGATCTCGGATTAGAACCCCTTTCACATGATGATCAAATGGCTGTACTGACCGAAATCAAGACCCTTTCGCTTGAGAAACAAGGTCTTGTTTCTGATGAAGAATTTGTTGAGATTGTAAATAAAGTTACTGGAAAATAA
- a CDS encoding branched-chain amino acid ABC transporter permease: protein MEFRLVLQQIINGLSLGAIYSLIAVGFAMIFNILKFSNFAHGGVLGFSAYAGFLAATKLGLPLFPVILVGMLTGAVTAVIIEFIAFRWIRKRNGQLVYFFVTSITMLMLLQQILIIYFGKAFDYYPISLITPKVVRVGEVTISTTYLLTLIATILAFSLLTWVLKKTKVGIAIRAASNDLVATGLMGINADFIVLATFAVSGMLGGLSGVLYGLSASLTPQIGQVVVKGFIASVLGGLGSLTGVAIAAFALGLIEVFLIATIGSGLSPVVIFFIMVVFLLVRPQGVAGQSFVDKA, encoded by the coding sequence ATGGAATTCAGACTTGTTCTTCAACAAATCATCAATGGCCTCTCTTTGGGAGCGATCTATTCATTGATTGCTGTGGGTTTTGCGATGATTTTCAACATCTTGAAGTTCTCGAATTTTGCACATGGCGGTGTTTTGGGGTTCAGCGCTTATGCAGGATTTTTGGCAGCCACCAAGTTGGGACTGCCCCTGTTCCCCGTTATCCTGGTAGGGATGCTTACTGGTGCCGTCACTGCAGTAATTATTGAATTCATTGCTTTTCGATGGATCCGGAAGAGAAATGGACAATTAGTTTATTTTTTTGTCACATCTATCACAATGTTGATGCTCCTGCAACAGATCCTTATCATCTATTTTGGCAAAGCATTTGATTATTATCCAATCTCATTGATCACACCCAAGGTGGTCCGTGTAGGTGAGGTGACAATCTCAACGACTTATCTCTTAACTCTGATTGCCACCATTTTAGCATTCAGCCTCCTTACCTGGGTGTTGAAGAAGACGAAGGTGGGGATTGCAATCCGAGCTGCATCCAATGACCTGGTCGCTACTGGTTTAATGGGAATTAACGCAGATTTTATTGTGTTAGCAACCTTCGCGGTTTCCGGGATGCTAGGGGGCTTATCGGGAGTTCTGTATGGTCTTTCGGCCTCCTTAACTCCCCAGATTGGTCAAGTTGTTGTGAAGGGATTTATTGCCTCAGTTTTGGGAGGCCTGGGCAGTTTGACAGGCGTTGCTATTGCTGCTTTCGCACTTGGACTAATTGAAGTATTCCTTATCGCAACGATTGGGTCCGGATTGTCCCCTGTTGTCATATTTTTCATTATGGTTGTTTTCCTGTTGGTTCGGCCGCAAGGTGTTGCTGGCCAAAGCTTCGTGGATAAAGCCTAG
- a CDS encoding (2Fe-2S)-binding protein, protein MTQKAETRTYPISCTINGEIYNIEVESHKTLLWVLREQLNITGPKECCGIGECGACTVLMDGKSVNSCLVLAVEADGHEIVTIEGLGGQEKLDPIQQAFIDQGAVQCGFCTPGMIMSAKYLLDNNKNPSEEEIAVALSGNYCRCTGYKNIIDAVKAAALKYQE, encoded by the coding sequence ATGACGCAAAAAGCTGAAACCCGGACTTATCCGATTTCCTGCACCATCAATGGTGAAATTTATAACATTGAAGTTGAATCACATAAAACCCTGCTTTGGGTCCTACGAGAACAACTAAATATCACTGGCCCGAAGGAATGTTGCGGGATTGGCGAATGTGGCGCTTGCACTGTGCTAATGGATGGCAAGAGCGTAAATTCATGTTTGGTTCTTGCTGTTGAAGCCGATGGTCATGAGATCGTGACCATTGAAGGCTTAGGCGGTCAGGAGAAGTTGGATCCTATTCAACAAGCTTTTATTGACCAGGGAGCCGTCCAGTGTGGATTTTGCACCCCAGGCATGATTATGTCTGCAAAGTATTTATTGGATAACAACAAAAACCCGTCAGAGGAAGAGATTGCCGTAGCATTATCGGGCAATTACTGCCGCTGCACGGGATATAAAAATATTATCGACGCTGTCAAAGCAGCTGCATTGAAATACCAAGAATAG
- a CDS encoding ABC transporter substrate-binding protein, with protein MKKFHKVMVAAFILMFLIAACAPTTADEPVVEETEVVAADTGEETTEEEVVAEPEYILIGNLQDETGGMAVLSTPLTYAATMKIEEINAAGGINGRLLKLVTYDTRSDVTEAINAYTRMVEQDGVQIVLGPPISNIGIAVAPVAEELQVPIVGLFMVESAFKQESGDPWTYMFLGQNSDVTQGSIMGQYSFDQLGVRRSALLYNNQNSYSAGIGLAYKAQLEANGAEVVIEETYAWGDQDFRAQLTKIIAEDPDSIFFPGYPAEIPLILAQAYELGYEGLMLSDNSVPPTGLSPNTDPEANKNCYYPYGINPEDPELQAWAAEYEEKFGIAPLAQSFSGADAFGLIVTALEACGDDITAECLTAELNNIQGYEGFQGTFDMAWDHQPSSLPMAMMKVVDGAQVFDMWYLATGAVE; from the coding sequence ATGAAAAAGTTTCACAAAGTTATGGTTGCTGCTTTCATATTGATGTTCTTGATTGCAGCATGCGCGCCCACCACTGCTGATGAACCTGTTGTTGAGGAGACCGAGGTCGTTGCAGCAGATACCGGTGAAGAAACAACAGAAGAAGAGGTCGTCGCAGAGCCGGAGTATATCCTGATTGGTAACCTTCAGGATGAGACCGGTGGTATGGCTGTCCTCAGCACCCCTCTGACCTATGCAGCCACGATGAAAATCGAAGAGATCAATGCTGCTGGTGGTATCAATGGTCGGTTGCTGAAACTCGTCACCTATGACACCCGCAGTGACGTCACCGAAGCCATCAACGCTTACACTCGTATGGTTGAACAAGATGGCGTTCAGATCGTTCTTGGCCCACCGATTTCCAATATTGGTATCGCTGTTGCCCCCGTCGCTGAAGAATTGCAAGTTCCGATTGTTGGCCTTTTCATGGTCGAATCTGCTTTCAAACAAGAAAGTGGCGACCCATGGACCTATATGTTCCTTGGACAGAACTCTGATGTGACTCAGGGCTCCATCATGGGCCAATATTCCTTTGATCAATTGGGCGTCCGCCGCTCTGCGTTGCTTTATAACAACCAGAACTCGTACTCAGCTGGTATTGGTCTGGCCTATAAAGCACAGCTCGAAGCTAATGGCGCTGAAGTAGTTATTGAGGAAACCTATGCTTGGGGTGACCAGGACTTCCGTGCACAATTGACCAAGATCATTGCTGAAGATCCGGATTCAATTTTCTTCCCCGGCTATCCCGCCGAGATTCCGTTGATCCTGGCGCAGGCTTACGAACTTGGTTATGAAGGTCTGATGTTGAGCGACAACTCTGTTCCACCAACAGGTCTTTCTCCAAACACCGATCCTGAAGCCAACAAGAACTGCTACTATCCTTACGGTATTAATCCTGAGGATCCCGAGTTGCAGGCTTGGGCTGCAGAGTACGAAGAGAAATTTGGTATTGCTCCTTTGGCCCAATCCTTCTCCGGTGCAGATGCCTTTGGTTTGATTGTTACCGCTCTCGAAGCATGCGGTGATGATATTACAGCCGAATGCCTTACTGCAGAACTGAATAACATTCAGGGTTATGAAGGTTTCCAGGGTACGTTTGATATGGCTTGGGATCACCAACCATCTTCACTTCCTATGGCTATGATGAAAGTAGTCGATGGCGCACAGGTTTTTGATATGTGGTATTTAGCCACTGGCGCTGTTGAGTAA
- a CDS encoding cyclase family protein, whose amino-acid sequence MTKIIDLSLPHQNYASEPFPPSISHSTHAEGARRLAALAKIDPTDFENGMALASDQVNSSTHSGTHVDAPWHYGPEVDGKPAKTIDQVPLEWCFGEGVVLDMRHLEQGSGITEADVVEALDKIGHTLQEGDIVLIQTGADKFWGTTKYLPAQSGLTMEATEYILNQGVRTIGIDGWGLDRPVAKMVEAYHKTGDQKELWPSHFYGRRREYLQIEKMANLDQLPGATGFKVACFPVKIERGSAGWTRAVAIVED is encoded by the coding sequence ATGACAAAGATTATTGATCTTAGCTTGCCGCATCAGAATTATGCTAGCGAACCTTTTCCACCCTCGATTTCTCACTCAACCCACGCCGAAGGTGCGCGTCGGTTGGCCGCTCTGGCAAAAATCGATCCAACTGATTTCGAAAATGGCATGGCGTTAGCGTCCGATCAGGTGAATTCCAGCACGCACTCCGGAACCCATGTGGATGCCCCCTGGCATTACGGTCCGGAAGTTGACGGGAAACCTGCTAAGACCATTGACCAGGTTCCTCTGGAATGGTGCTTTGGCGAGGGCGTTGTCCTTGACATGCGTCACCTCGAGCAGGGTTCCGGTATTACGGAAGCCGATGTGGTTGAAGCATTGGACAAAATCGGTCACACACTTCAGGAAGGTGACATTGTTCTGATCCAAACCGGTGCCGATAAATTCTGGGGTACCACCAAATACTTGCCTGCACAATCCGGCTTGACTATGGAAGCCACCGAGTACATTCTGAATCAGGGTGTCCGTACCATCGGGATTGATGGCTGGGGCCTTGATCGGCCTGTTGCGAAAATGGTGGAAGCCTATCATAAGACCGGTGATCAAAAAGAACTCTGGCCTTCGCATTTCTATGGCCGCCGGCGTGAATATTTACAAATTGAAAAAATGGCAAATCTGGACCAACTCCCCGGAGCGACCGGCTTCAAAGTCGCTTGCTTCCCTGTGAAGATTGAACGCGGTTCCGCTGGTTGGACCCGTGCCGTTGCAATTGTTGAAGATTAA